Proteins from one Staphylococcus sp. IVB6214 genomic window:
- a CDS encoding major tail protein, protein MVNYAKTPKAYINIKDLGFALLKQDEPDGTIKYEKITQTRGLQEISVETGGEVQNAYADGGIIESGNTDGEGKISMTMHAFPKEIRELIFNEIYDEKGVYSEEQGKQNNYVAVWFKRERRDGTFQRVGLTKVMFSDPQVEGKTAEENWEFSSEESEGVAMHRIADGKRKIMFDSALEGADEKEFFKRLLGNENGLDQVEEASDTEEVPSV, encoded by the coding sequence ATGGTAAACTATGCAAAAACGCCTAAGGCGTATATCAATATCAAAGATTTAGGATTTGCTTTGTTGAAACAAGATGAGCCTGACGGCACAATCAAGTATGAAAAGATTACACAGACACGAGGTCTTCAAGAGATTTCGGTAGAAACAGGCGGAGAAGTGCAGAACGCATACGCTGATGGAGGTATTATTGAATCTGGTAATACTGATGGCGAAGGCAAAATCAGTATGACAATGCATGCTTTCCCGAAAGAAATTCGTGAATTGATCTTTAATGAAATTTACGATGAAAAAGGGGTATATTCAGAAGAACAAGGTAAACAGAACAACTATGTTGCTGTTTGGTTCAAACGTGAACGCAGAGACGGCACATTCCAACGTGTAGGTTTAACAAAAGTTATGTTCTCTGACCCACAAGTTGAAGGGAAAACTGCAGAAGAAAACTGGGAATTCAGTTCAGAGGAATCTGAAGGCGTTGCAATGCACCGTATTGCTGACGGTAAGCGTAAAATTATGTTTGATTCAGCGCTAGAAGGTGCTGACGAAAAAGAGTTTTTCAAACGTTTACTAGGCAATGAAAATGGTCTGGACCAAGTTGAAGAAGCTTCTGACACAGAAGAAGTGCCATCTGTATAA